In Desulfomicrobium escambiense DSM 10707, a single genomic region encodes these proteins:
- a CDS encoding NADH-quinone oxidoreductase subunit A, whose amino-acid sequence MVFSWMNVSILAFLAAGLAFALGPIVVSLLLAPKARGGAFAESYECGIPVHGRQAWVQFGLTFYFYALIFLAFDVDVLYLFPVAAMYPDTAGWLPFWQVLVFIAVLFAAIFYFSSKGVFSWPRRIRVSPRR is encoded by the coding sequence ATGGTCTTCAGCTGGATGAACGTCTCGATCCTGGCATTCTTGGCGGCCGGGCTGGCATTTGCCCTCGGGCCCATTGTCGTGTCCCTCCTGCTGGCCCCGAAGGCCAGAGGGGGCGCCTTCGCCGAGTCCTACGAATGCGGCATTCCGGTGCACGGACGGCAGGCATGGGTGCAATTTGGCCTGACCTTCTACTTCTATGCCCTCATCTTCCTCGCCTTCGACGTCGACGTCCTCTACCTCTTCCCGGTGGCCGCCATGTACCCAGACACCGCCGGGTGGCTCCCCTTCTGGCAGGTCCTCGTCTTCATTGCCGTGCTCTTCGCCGCGATCTTCTATTTTTCCAGCAAAGGAGTGTTCTCATGGCCCAGACGAATCCGCGTATCGCCCCGGCGGTAA
- a CDS encoding glycosyltransferase family 4 protein, with amino-acid sequence MTLTDSAFRIAVIGLRGIPEVQGGVERHCQHLYPRLVQTGYRVTIIGRKSYISKNPYRFEDIEVVPLWSPRKKSLEAIVHTFLAVLWIWLHRKNFDLIHIHAIGPALLTPLARMTSLKVVVTNHGPDYDRQKWGRFAKWVLRAGEMLGARSAHSMIAVSRTIRALMQEKHGTNATYIPNGVILPDKALPGPLLKSFGLTKGHYVLTVGRLVPEKGFHYLVEAFSLLDCEWKLAIVGDADHEDAYSLALKAKAKNIPNVVMTGFQKGFALSELYSNAGLFVLPSYHEGLPIVGLEAMSYELPIILSDIPANREIAEPEELFPVGDVAALATKIKSFLDSPELFSSKELLTRKRLRLNQEFNWDLITEQTAITYRKVLSLNSQPK; translated from the coding sequence ATGACACTGACTGATTCCGCATTTCGCATAGCCGTCATAGGCTTACGCGGCATTCCCGAAGTACAAGGCGGCGTTGAACGGCATTGCCAGCACCTCTATCCGCGTCTTGTCCAAACAGGATATCGTGTCACGATCATTGGCAGAAAGTCCTATATCTCAAAAAATCCCTACCGCTTTGAAGACATAGAGGTTGTTCCACTTTGGTCTCCCCGGAAAAAATCACTGGAGGCCATAGTCCACACCTTTCTGGCCGTGTTATGGATCTGGCTTCATAGGAAGAATTTTGATCTCATACACATCCACGCCATCGGCCCCGCGCTCCTTACCCCTTTGGCTCGTATGACCAGCCTCAAAGTTGTGGTGACAAACCATGGTCCCGACTATGACCGACAGAAATGGGGAAGATTTGCCAAGTGGGTGCTCCGCGCCGGCGAAATGCTTGGAGCTCGCTCTGCCCACAGCATGATTGCCGTGTCCCGCACTATCCGCGCCCTGATGCAAGAAAAACATGGAACCAATGCCACGTATATCCCGAACGGGGTTATCCTGCCTGACAAGGCCCTTCCCGGTCCGTTATTGAAAAGCTTTGGACTGACTAAAGGCCATTATGTCCTGACTGTTGGACGTTTGGTGCCCGAAAAGGGTTTTCACTATCTCGTCGAAGCCTTCTCCTTACTGGATTGCGAGTGGAAATTGGCGATCGTCGGCGATGCGGACCATGAGGACGCATACAGCCTGGCTTTGAAGGCGAAAGCGAAGAATATCCCCAACGTGGTCATGACAGGCTTTCAGAAAGGCTTTGCCCTAAGCGAACTATACTCCAACGCTGGCTTGTTTGTCCTCCCTTCCTACCATGAGGGTCTTCCGATTGTTGGCTTAGAAGCAATGAGTTATGAACTGCCCATTATCTTGAGCGATATACCAGCCAACCGTGAAATTGCGGAACCCGAGGAACTTTTTCCAGTGGGCGACGTTGCGGCCTTGGCTACTAAAATCAAATCGTTTCTGGATAGCCCGGAACTTTTCTCTTCCAAAGAACTCCTGACTCGTAAGCGCCTGCGATTGAATCAGGAATTCAACTGGGACCTGATCACGGAGCAAACTGCTATTACCTACAGAAAAGTATTATCATTAAACAGTCAGCCCAAATAA
- a CDS encoding radical SAM protein: MKNNYIMPTDVSIITTYRCQMKCQMCNIWHHPTDPTQEIKAKDLELLPQFKFANITGGEPFLRDDLEDIVEVMFTKTKRIVISTSGYHYKKIFKLSERFPNIGVRVSIEGLSQTNNTLRGRDEGFDRGLKTLLGLKSMGVKDIGFGITVSNRNSEDMLWLFELGKSMNLEFATAAFHNSYYFHKDDNFITNKDEVIANFHELIRRLLKENHPKSWFRALFNLGLIGYIGGQRRMLPCEAGSVNFFIDPYGEVYPCNGLEEKYWKKSMGNVRSGKTFEEIWTDPEAEKIRNCVRSCPKNCWMVGTAAPVMKKYIKQVLPWVVKNKLKSLLGLPIEFYPQYFDVGQDKRQGDLRETGIECHDTD, from the coding sequence ATGAAAAATAATTATATAATGCCAACTGATGTTTCTATAATTACTACATATCGATGCCAGATGAAATGCCAAATGTGCAACATCTGGCATCATCCGACCGACCCAACCCAGGAAATCAAAGCCAAAGATCTTGAACTGCTCCCGCAGTTCAAATTCGCCAACATTACAGGTGGCGAGCCTTTTCTTCGGGATGATCTGGAGGACATCGTGGAGGTTATGTTCACGAAGACCAAGCGCATTGTAATTTCCACTTCGGGCTATCACTACAAGAAAATTTTCAAGCTGTCCGAACGGTTTCCGAACATTGGGGTGCGGGTCAGCATTGAGGGATTGTCACAGACTAACAATACTTTGCGTGGGCGTGATGAAGGATTTGACCGGGGCCTAAAGACCTTGCTTGGCCTCAAAAGCATGGGCGTGAAGGACATTGGCTTTGGGATTACCGTTTCCAATCGCAATTCCGAAGACATGCTCTGGCTTTTCGAGTTGGGCAAATCCATGAATCTGGAATTCGCCACTGCTGCATTCCACAATTCCTATTACTTTCACAAAGACGACAACTTCATCACTAACAAGGATGAAGTGATTGCCAATTTTCATGAACTTATCCGTCGCCTGCTCAAGGAAAATCACCCCAAGAGTTGGTTCCGCGCTCTCTTCAATCTGGGTCTGATCGGTTACATCGGCGGGCAGAGACGCATGCTTCCCTGTGAAGCAGGAAGCGTGAACTTCTTCATCGACCCTTACGGAGAGGTCTATCCTTGCAATGGCCTAGAAGAGAAATATTGGAAAAAAAGCATGGGCAATGTCAGGTCGGGCAAGACATTTGAAGAAATCTGGACCGACCCAGAGGCTGAAAAAATCCGAAACTGTGTGCGTTCCTGCCCGAAGAACTGCTGGATGGTCGGAACTGCCGCACCTGTCATGAAAAAATACATTAAACAAGTTCTTCCTTGGGTGGTCAAAAACAAACTTAAATCCCTTCTTGGACTGCCAATAGAATTTTACCCTCAATACTTCGATGTCGGCCAGGACAAAAGGCAGGGTGACCTCCGCGAAACCGGAATTGAGTGCCATGACACTGACTGA
- a CDS encoding glycosyltransferase family 4 protein, translating to MKINKNKILLVNKFFYLNGGSERVFFLEREFLISHGFDIIDFSMKDSKNLNSNFANFFIDKVDYTNTKGIIRKLKTGFAFIHSSESVNKITKIIKHEKPNIAHLHNIYHQLTPSIIPILKENKIKVILTLHDGKLCCPSYLMLNRGKPCLKCAGTHFHYPITTNCQQTLARGILLSLEAYFHAWKKSYDGVDAFIVPSIFLGNIVAPRIGHSKTHLIRNGIDQTKFIPSTKDDGYLLYVGRLSSEKGIDTLLKAHSCMNNISKLVIVGTGPLEYKLRSHASSSVIFKGYCTGENLWELVKKSSCLIVPSEWYENAPMTILEGMAFAKPIIASRIGGIPEQVVHGETGILFTPGNTHELSQALDAMMTDTDMRRRMGINGRLRLEKEFSIQSHNQQLLNLYQSFL from the coding sequence ATGAAAATAAATAAAAATAAAATATTACTTGTAAATAAATTTTTTTATCTAAACGGCGGTTCGGAAAGAGTTTTTTTCCTAGAACGTGAATTTCTTATCAGCCATGGATTCGATATTATTGACTTTTCGATGAAAGATTCGAAAAATTTAAATTCAAATTTTGCTAATTTTTTCATCGATAAAGTAGATTATACTAACACTAAAGGCATTATACGCAAGCTCAAGACAGGCTTTGCATTTATTCATTCAAGCGAATCGGTTAATAAAATTACAAAAATTATAAAGCATGAAAAGCCCAATATCGCTCATCTACACAATATTTACCATCAACTAACACCATCAATAATCCCCATTCTCAAAGAAAACAAAATAAAGGTCATCTTGACCCTACACGACGGTAAACTTTGCTGCCCAAGCTATCTCATGTTAAATCGCGGCAAGCCATGCCTTAAATGCGCGGGAACACATTTCCATTATCCTATCACAACAAATTGCCAGCAAACGCTGGCAAGGGGCATTCTTTTATCTCTTGAGGCATACTTTCATGCTTGGAAAAAGAGCTACGACGGAGTGGACGCCTTTATCGTTCCAAGCATTTTTTTGGGAAATATCGTAGCGCCTCGCATAGGTCACAGCAAGACTCACCTAATACGAAATGGAATTGACCAAACAAAATTCATACCGTCTACAAAAGATGATGGATATTTACTTTATGTCGGCCGATTATCTTCTGAAAAAGGAATAGATACTCTTTTAAAAGCTCATTCATGTATGAATAATATTTCAAAACTTGTTATAGTTGGCACAGGTCCGCTTGAATATAAATTACGCTCACATGCTTCATCATCTGTAATTTTTAAAGGATACTGCACTGGTGAAAATCTATGGGAATTAGTTAAGAAATCATCTTGCTTGATAGTACCTTCCGAATGGTATGAAAACGCTCCAATGACTATCCTTGAAGGGATGGCTTTCGCAAAACCAATAATTGCTTCCAGAATCGGAGGTATTCCAGAACAAGTTGTTCACGGTGAAACTGGTATCCTTTTTACCCCAGGTAATACTCATGAGTTGTCTCAGGCTCTTGATGCCATGATGACTGACACGGATATGCGCAGACGCATGGGAATTAATGGCAGACTAAGGCTTGAAAAAGAGTTTTCTATTCAGAGTCATAACCAACAACTACTAAACTTATACCAATCTTTTCTTTAA
- the pseI gene encoding pseudaminic acid synthase, producing the protein MININGRAISPDHSPYIIAELSANHNGSLERALKTIEAAHKCGVDAIKIQTYTAETLTIDCDAPDFLIKGGLWDGIKLHDLYKWAETPYEWHQAMFDYAKKLGITIFSTPFDETAVDLLEDLGTPTYKIASFEIVDLPLIRYAASTGKPMIMSTGMASEEEIEDAVTTAREAGCKDLILLHCISSYPAPIEQANLRQIPELARRFGVITGLSDHTMGTTAGITAVALGACIIEKHFTLSRQDKGPDSEFSLEPHEMERLCVEAKDAWSALGTAGYTRKESEEKTKIFRRSVYFVRDLAEGAEIARDDIRAIRPGKGLAPKFIDQLIGLKTNTQIQKGTATSWDLISQSQK; encoded by the coding sequence GTGATAAATATTAATGGTCGAGCAATCAGTCCCGACCACTCACCATACATTATCGCCGAATTATCAGCAAACCACAATGGTTCGCTGGAACGAGCTCTCAAAACAATAGAGGCCGCCCACAAATGCGGCGTCGATGCGATCAAAATTCAAACTTACACAGCAGAAACCCTCACCATTGACTGCGACGCTCCAGATTTCCTCATCAAGGGCGGACTCTGGGATGGTATCAAGCTGCACGATCTCTATAAATGGGCGGAAACACCTTATGAATGGCACCAGGCGATGTTTGATTATGCCAAAAAGCTCGGCATCACCATTTTCTCAACACCTTTTGACGAAACCGCTGTGGACCTTCTGGAAGACTTGGGCACCCCTACGTACAAGATCGCATCCTTCGAAATCGTTGATCTTCCACTCATTCGCTATGCCGCCAGCACGGGAAAACCCATGATCATGTCAACCGGAATGGCCAGCGAGGAAGAAATTGAGGATGCAGTCACTACTGCGCGAGAAGCCGGATGCAAGGACCTGATCCTGCTCCACTGCATCAGCAGTTACCCGGCCCCGATCGAGCAGGCGAACCTGCGACAGATCCCCGAACTTGCGCGAAGATTTGGCGTAATAACCGGACTATCCGATCATACGATGGGGACAACTGCTGGGATAACGGCCGTAGCCCTGGGAGCATGCATCATTGAAAAGCATTTCACCCTGAGCAGACAGGACAAAGGCCCTGACAGCGAGTTCTCTCTTGAACCGCATGAGATGGAACGGCTTTGCGTTGAAGCGAAAGACGCATGGAGCGCCTTGGGCACGGCGGGATACACACGAAAGGAGTCGGAAGAAAAAACGAAAATATTTCGCCGTTCCGTGTACTTTGTACGCGATCTTGCGGAAGGAGCGGAAATTGCTCGTGATGACATTCGAGCAATTCGCCCTGGGAAAGGGCTTGCCCCAAAATTTATCGATCAACTTATTGGACTTAAAACGAATACACAGATCCAAAAAGGAACTGCAACATCATGGGATTTGATTAGTCAGTCTCAAAAATAA
- the pseG gene encoding UDP-2,4-diacetamido-2,4,6-trideoxy-beta-L-altropyranose hydrolase, which produces MNPKKIVFRVDASLEIGTGHVIRCLTLAEALRKRGCECQFICREHPGNLIDLISERGFTAHCLPSAEASRGLRQDPRSLAHAAWLGADWRTDAGQTRKAMGDVTVDWLVIDHYAIDEGWERKLRPACRRLMVIDDLADRTHDCDLLLDQNLVASWQDRYRYKVPDNCAFLLGPEYALLQSIYAELHDRIPPREGRIRRILVYFGGADTDNLTGMVISAFGVINTEGVFMDVVMNPVSPHIASVRRLAGKDNRISLHERLPNLAPLIAEADLAIGAGGATSWERCCLGLPTLIITLAENQRPIAEELDRTGIAQWLGHKDNINAVQLSRTLQTILDNDVPPEWSQRCYALVDGRGVERVASFILLDAQTTFKTRLARLDDEQILLQWANDPLVRKNAFHPDAIDPITHRKWLCKRLDDQENCRLYIVEIENVFPIGQVRFDKIEDGWDISYSLDHRVRDRGFGKSLLQDAISTFKKTKSQTLIFARVKDTNVRSCRLLENINFKLNIHKKNICIYILEI; this is translated from the coding sequence ATGAACCCGAAAAAAATCGTCTTTCGCGTCGACGCTTCCCTGGAAATCGGCACAGGGCATGTCATTCGTTGCCTGACACTCGCGGAGGCCCTGCGTAAGCGCGGATGCGAATGTCAATTCATCTGCCGCGAACACCCCGGTAACCTGATCGACTTGATCTCCGAACGCGGCTTCACGGCCCACTGCCTACCCTCAGCGGAAGCCTCGCGGGGCTTGAGACAAGATCCTCGTTCGCTGGCCCATGCGGCATGGCTTGGAGCGGATTGGCGCACAGATGCTGGGCAGACTCGCAAGGCAATGGGAGATGTGACCGTCGACTGGCTTGTAATCGACCACTATGCGATCGATGAGGGCTGGGAGCGAAAATTGCGGCCGGCCTGCCGCAGGTTGATGGTCATAGACGACCTAGCCGATCGCACCCATGATTGCGACCTTTTGCTGGATCAGAATCTGGTTGCAAGCTGGCAGGACCGCTATCGCTACAAAGTTCCCGACAATTGCGCATTTCTGCTCGGTCCCGAGTACGCCCTGTTGCAATCAATCTACGCCGAACTTCATGACCGGATTCCGCCTCGGGAAGGCAGAATCCGCCGCATCCTAGTCTATTTCGGAGGCGCCGACACCGACAATCTGACAGGCATGGTCATTTCCGCTTTCGGGGTGATCAACACTGAAGGTGTTTTTATGGACGTTGTCATGAACCCCGTGAGTCCGCACATCGCATCCGTACGAAGACTTGCGGGAAAAGACAACCGCATCAGCCTTCATGAACGCCTGCCAAACCTGGCGCCACTCATTGCAGAGGCCGATCTCGCGATTGGTGCTGGAGGGGCTACTTCATGGGAACGTTGTTGCCTGGGCTTACCAACACTAATCATTACGCTCGCAGAAAATCAAAGGCCCATCGCCGAAGAATTGGACCGGACTGGAATTGCCCAATGGCTTGGCCACAAAGACAATATTAATGCCGTCCAGTTATCCCGAACACTTCAGACAATTTTGGATAACGACGTCCCGCCTGAATGGTCGCAACGTTGCTACGCTTTGGTTGATGGCCGAGGCGTGGAACGAGTTGCAAGCTTCATTTTGCTCGATGCACAAACCACGTTCAAGACAAGACTGGCGCGACTGGACGATGAGCAAATACTTTTGCAATGGGCCAATGACCCCTTAGTCAGAAAGAACGCTTTTCACCCAGACGCCATCGATCCTATAACACACCGCAAATGGCTCTGTAAGCGACTAGATGACCAAGAAAATTGCCGTCTATACATTGTTGAAATAGAAAATGTATTTCCGATTGGACAAGTACGATTTGATAAAATTGAAGATGGTTGGGATATTAGCTATTCACTAGACCATCGTGTTCGAGATCGTGGATTCGGGAAATCACTGCTTCAAGATGCGATTTCAACTTTCAAAAAAACAAAATCACAAACTCTAATTTTTGCACGTGTGAAAGATACAAATGTTCGTTCTTGTAGATTATTAGAAAACATTAATTTTAAACTCAACATTCATAAAAAAAATATATGCATTTATATTCTTGAAATATAA
- the pseF gene encoding pseudaminic acid cytidylyltransferase: MKLAVIPARGGSKRIPRKNIKNFCGRPMIAWAIEAARESECFDRIIVSTDDAEIAEISCQWGAESPFVRPEALSDDHTGTIPVVAHAIDWYLKHTAAKPEEVCCVYATAPFVRPADLHQGLEVLLRHDCDYAFSVTSFPFPIQRAVRINKDGRVEMFHPEHFNTRSQDLEEAYHDAGQFYWGRTEAWLERLPIFNSHAFPVLLPRHRVQDIDTIEDWRRAELMFTTLRQLEEW, translated from the coding sequence ATGAAGCTGGCGGTGATCCCTGCGCGAGGAGGCAGCAAGCGCATTCCCCGAAAGAATATCAAGAACTTCTGTGGCAGGCCCATGATCGCCTGGGCCATCGAGGCGGCAAGGGAGAGCGAATGCTTCGATCGGATCATCGTTTCAACTGACGATGCCGAAATCGCCGAAATTTCCTGTCAATGGGGAGCCGAATCGCCCTTTGTCCGTCCGGAAGCGCTGTCCGATGATCACACGGGAACAATTCCTGTCGTTGCGCACGCGATAGACTGGTATCTAAAGCATACGGCTGCAAAACCGGAAGAAGTGTGCTGTGTATATGCAACCGCACCCTTCGTTCGTCCGGCGGACCTTCACCAGGGGCTTGAAGTTCTACTTCGCCATGATTGCGATTACGCATTCTCCGTCACCAGCTTCCCGTTCCCAATCCAGCGCGCTGTCCGCATCAATAAAGACGGGAGAGTCGAAATGTTCCACCCCGAGCATTTCAACACTCGTTCGCAGGATCTGGAAGAAGCGTACCACGATGCCGGCCAGTTTTATTGGGGCCGGACGGAAGCCTGGCTCGAAAGACTGCCGATATTCAACTCCCACGCCTTCCCTGTACTGCTGCCACGCCACCGAGTTCAGGATATTGATACCATAGAGGACTGGCGGCGGGCGGAATTGATGTTTACGACTCTGCGCCAGCTCGAGGAATGGTGA
- the pseC gene encoding UDP-4-amino-4,6-dideoxy-N-acetyl-beta-L-altrosamine transaminase: MIPYGRQEITQADIDAVVDVLRSDFLTQGPKVPRFEQAVANHVRAEHAIAVNSATSALHIACLALGLGPGDWLWTSPITFVASANCGLYCGAKVDFVDIDPRTYNLCPNALVKKLELAERAGRLPKIVVPAHLCGQPCDMAAIHALGERYEFRIIEDASHAIGGKYRGEFIGNCRYSDITIFSFHPVKIITTAEGGMATTNDSRLAERMSLLRSHGITRDPGLMTHEPDGPWYYQQIDLGFNYRMTELQAALGVSQMKRLDGFVARRHALARRYDEMLTGLPMVTPWQHPDSYSGLHLYVIRLDPTQTNRRQLHVFESLRNQGIGVNVHYIPVHTQPYYRNLGFELGDFPQAESYYAEAISLPMFHGMTEAQQDAVVEALRKAVQQ; this comes from the coding sequence ATGATCCCCTACGGTCGCCAAGAAATAACCCAAGCGGACATTGACGCGGTCGTTGATGTCCTGCGGTCGGATTTTCTCACACAAGGCCCTAAGGTTCCACGTTTCGAGCAGGCTGTCGCCAACCATGTGAGAGCCGAGCACGCGATTGCAGTGAATAGCGCCACATCAGCTCTGCACATAGCCTGTCTGGCGCTTGGGCTTGGACCGGGTGACTGGCTTTGGACCAGCCCGATAACGTTTGTGGCGTCGGCGAATTGCGGATTGTACTGCGGTGCCAAGGTAGACTTCGTCGACATTGACCCTCGCACGTACAACCTCTGCCCCAACGCGCTGGTGAAAAAGCTCGAACTGGCCGAGCGCGCAGGCCGCTTGCCCAAAATCGTAGTCCCTGCCCATCTCTGCGGGCAGCCCTGCGACATGGCTGCCATCCACGCCCTGGGCGAACGCTACGAATTCAGGATCATCGAGGACGCGTCCCATGCGATCGGCGGAAAATATCGAGGCGAATTCATCGGCAATTGTCGCTATAGCGATATAACCATTTTCAGCTTCCACCCCGTCAAGATCATCACCACCGCAGAAGGCGGTATGGCGACGACCAACGACTCTCGGCTGGCGGAACGGATGTCCCTGCTTCGCAGTCACGGCATCACTCGAGATCCGGGCCTGATGACGCACGAACCGGACGGCCCCTGGTATTATCAACAGATTGATCTTGGCTTCAATTACCGCATGACCGAGCTGCAGGCGGCCCTCGGCGTCAGCCAGATGAAAAGGCTGGACGGGTTCGTTGCGCGTCGCCATGCCCTGGCCCGACGTTACGACGAAATGCTGACCGGACTTCCCATGGTCACACCATGGCAGCATCCGGACTCATATTCAGGTCTCCATCTGTATGTGATCCGGTTGGACCCAACTCAGACAAACAGGCGCCAACTCCACGTCTTCGAAAGCCTGCGCAACCAGGGCATCGGCGTGAACGTGCATTACATTCCTGTTCATACCCAGCCCTACTACCGCAACCTGGGTTTTGAGCTTGGAGATTTCCCCCAAGCCGAAAGCTATTATGCCGAAGCCATCAGCCTGCCCATGTTCCATGGCATGACCGAAGCCCAGCAGGACGCCGTCGTGGAGGCGCTTCGAAAGGCAGTGCAGCAATGA
- the pseB gene encoding UDP-N-acetylglucosamine 4,6-dehydratase (inverting): MLKESTILVTGGTGSFGNAFVPMTLSKYNPKKIIILSRDEMKQWDMAKKFQFDSRVRFFIGDVRDRERMYRALDGVDYVVHAAATKIVPTAEYNPFECIKTNIDGAMNLIDACIDKEVKRVVALSTDKASSPVNLYGATKLASDKLFVAGNSYSGSKTTRFAVVRYGNVMGSRGSVIPFFLSIKDKGVLPITDERMTRFMISLEQGVKLVWDAFEDMEGGEIYVKKIPSMKVTDLALTVAPNAKLEFIGIRPGEKLHEQMIGEDDSYYTYEYPEHFKILPAINDWANCSKRIKDGKKVPEGFNYTSNTNSEWMTSSELNAWIEANRDKIGNI; encoded by the coding sequence ATGCTCAAAGAATCAACTATTCTGGTGACTGGCGGGACTGGATCTTTCGGAAATGCCTTTGTACCTATGACGTTAAGCAAATACAATCCTAAAAAAATCATAATATTGTCTCGCGATGAAATGAAACAGTGGGACATGGCCAAGAAATTTCAATTCGATTCTCGAGTTCGTTTCTTCATAGGCGACGTCAGAGATCGGGAAAGAATGTATCGAGCACTTGACGGCGTAGACTACGTTGTCCACGCTGCAGCAACTAAGATAGTCCCGACGGCCGAGTACAACCCCTTCGAATGCATCAAGACAAACATCGACGGTGCCATGAACCTCATTGATGCCTGCATTGACAAAGAGGTCAAACGAGTGGTCGCCCTTTCGACGGACAAGGCCAGTAGCCCTGTGAATCTTTACGGTGCAACCAAATTGGCTTCGGACAAACTCTTTGTCGCCGGCAACTCCTATTCCGGAAGCAAAACGACGAGGTTCGCAGTGGTCCGCTATGGCAATGTCATGGGCTCAAGAGGTTCGGTCATTCCCTTCTTTCTTTCCATCAAGGACAAAGGCGTGCTGCCTATTACGGACGAGCGCATGACACGGTTCATGATCTCGCTTGAGCAGGGTGTTAAGCTTGTTTGGGATGCTTTCGAGGACATGGAGGGGGGAGAAATCTATGTCAAAAAAATCCCTTCCATGAAGGTCACAGATCTCGCCCTGACCGTCGCACCCAACGCCAAACTCGAATTCATCGGCATCCGCCCTGGGGAAAAGCTGCATGAACAGATGATCGGGGAAGATGACTCCTACTACACTTACGAGTATCCGGAGCATTTCAAGATCCTTCCCGCCATCAATGACTGGGCGAACTGCAGCAAGCGGATCAAGGACGGAAAGAAAGTACCTGAAGGCTTCAACTACACCAGCAACACCAATTCGGAATGGATGACATCCTCCGAACTGAATGCATGGATCGAGGCAAACCGCGACAAGATAGGAAACATCTAA
- a CDS encoding lipopolysaccharide biosynthesis protein, whose protein sequence is MNTKREVLQRLLNLALRGTTLSSKFALIFVLAKFLEPAEVGLYGLFNATILYCLMALGFDFYTYSTREIIVTDKKKWAAQLRDQCVFYTITHTILIPASLLIFWFGFLPWELVFWFFPLLALEHLAQELNRLLVAISEPLWASAILFIRQGCWAIMTAVILWIFPEQRHLKFVLAAWALGVSGACILGFIRLRKLDSSSLKLPIDWNWIKKGIKAAFPFVLATLSLRALYTFDRYWIETLCSLEVLAAYVFFVGIANAIMNFLDAAVFSFTYPELIAAVGRKDTKRFKSQLRRMGIQTTLLTFTLSAAAVILIGPIIHWINRDVYSQHFALLYWTIFATAISAISMIPHYGLYALRQDRSIISSHILSLPIFFFATLILSQSYNTLSIPISLLLTFSFLLIFKYIMLIRSNALNA, encoded by the coding sequence ATGAATACCAAACGCGAAGTCCTGCAAAGGCTTCTTAATCTGGCTCTCCGCGGAACCACACTTTCTAGCAAGTTTGCTCTTATATTTGTCCTGGCAAAATTTCTTGAGCCTGCAGAAGTAGGACTTTACGGACTTTTCAACGCAACAATTTTATATTGTTTGATGGCTTTAGGGTTCGATTTTTATACATACTCTACTCGAGAAATTATTGTAACAGATAAAAAAAAATGGGCGGCACAGCTGCGTGACCAATGCGTTTTCTATACAATTACACATACAATATTGATCCCAGCGAGTTTATTAATATTTTGGTTCGGATTTTTGCCATGGGAACTTGTTTTTTGGTTTTTTCCTTTGTTGGCGCTTGAACATCTAGCCCAAGAGCTCAACAGACTCCTCGTAGCAATCTCGGAACCTCTCTGGGCAAGCGCTATTCTGTTTATTAGGCAGGGATGCTGGGCAATCATGACAGCAGTCATATTATGGATTTTTCCAGAGCAGAGGCATCTCAAATTTGTTCTCGCTGCTTGGGCTCTCGGCGTATCTGGCGCATGCATCTTGGGATTTATCAGATTGCGCAAACTGGACTCCAGCTCCCTCAAGTTGCCTATCGACTGGAACTGGATCAAAAAAGGGATAAAAGCAGCTTTTCCCTTTGTCTTGGCCACGCTTTCACTGCGAGCTCTTTACACCTTTGACCGCTATTGGATTGAAACATTATGTAGTCTTGAAGTGCTTGCAGCGTACGTTTTTTTTGTCGGAATCGCCAATGCCATCATGAATTTTCTTGATGCTGCGGTATTTTCATTCACCTATCCAGAGTTGATTGCTGCTGTCGGAAGAAAGGATACAAAAAGATTCAAATCGCAATTGCGACGCATGGGTATTCAAACTACCTTATTGACATTCACACTTTCTGCAGCAGCAGTAATACTAATAGGGCCAATAATTCATTGGATCAACAGAGATGTGTATTCACAACACTTCGCGCTGCTTTATTGGACCATATTCGCCACTGCAATATCAGCAATAAGCATGATTCCACACTACGGACTTTATGCGCTGCGTCAAGATAGGAGCATTATATCCAGCCATATTCTTTCACTGCCTATTTTTTTCTTTGCAACACTTATATTGTCTCAATCTTACAACACGTTATCCATTCCGATATCACTCCTTCTTACATTTTCATTCCTTTTAATATTCAAATATATCATGCTAATACGCAGCAACGCACTCAATGCATAA